In a single window of the Halomicroarcula saliterrae genome:
- a CDS encoding DUF5788 family protein has product MQEFERKQLLERIEREGSTVGAEIPDGISVQGERIDLQSFVFEIKRRETVPRGERERVTQAKKNLRRERLQRKQRLEEADISRDRGEELVETIIGIDRALNALEQLGPANLEDEAKAQETADKKRWMSFLRKALGHEDADSGTGRASRGR; this is encoded by the coding sequence GTGCAAGAGTTCGAGCGCAAACAACTGCTAGAGCGCATCGAACGGGAGGGTTCGACCGTCGGTGCCGAGATCCCCGACGGGATTAGCGTCCAGGGCGAGCGCATCGACCTGCAGTCGTTCGTCTTCGAGATAAAACGCAGGGAGACGGTGCCACGCGGCGAGCGCGAGCGGGTCACCCAGGCGAAGAAGAACCTCCGCCGGGAGCGGCTCCAGCGCAAGCAGCGCCTGGAGGAAGCCGACATCAGCCGCGACCGCGGCGAGGAGCTGGTCGAGACCATCATCGGTATCGACCGGGCGCTGAACGCCCTCGAACAGCTGGGGCCGGCGAACCTCGAAGACGAGGCGAAGGCACAGGAGACGGCCGACAAGAAGCGCTGGATGTCCTTCCTGCGGAAGGCGCTGGGCCACGAGGACGCCGATTCCGGCACTGGCCGTGCCAGCAGGGGGCGCTAG
- a CDS encoding endonuclease V, with protein MDIVRPEFVPDASLSTAEMEALQRDIADVAVFSDDFTFDPDAVALGGPAGQQTLGEQGDEHAAGDRPLVAGVDQAFVGDRAVSAVVVLRGREVVERVWAVEPAEIPYVPGLLSFREGGAILSAFGALDCEPDVVFVDGSGRIHYREAGLATHIGVTLDVPAVGVAKNLLCGEPTESLDRKLPEGARVPIEADARVETSVASGAQRADGDAVDATEGTVIGYAVQSRQYESDSQYINPLVVSPGHRVSAETAADLVLATAAGYKLPEPTRLADSYADSVKGEL; from the coding sequence ATGGATATCGTCCGCCCGGAGTTCGTTCCCGACGCCTCGCTCTCGACCGCGGAGATGGAGGCCCTGCAGCGCGATATCGCCGACGTCGCGGTCTTCTCTGACGATTTCACGTTCGACCCCGACGCCGTCGCTCTCGGTGGCCCCGCCGGACAGCAGACGCTCGGTGAACAGGGCGACGAACACGCCGCGGGCGACCGCCCGCTCGTCGCCGGCGTCGACCAGGCGTTCGTCGGCGACCGCGCCGTCTCGGCCGTCGTCGTCCTCCGCGGGCGAGAGGTAGTCGAGCGCGTCTGGGCCGTCGAACCGGCCGAAATCCCGTACGTCCCCGGGCTGCTCTCCTTCCGGGAGGGCGGTGCCATCCTGTCGGCGTTCGGGGCGCTCGACTGTGAGCCCGACGTCGTCTTCGTGGACGGCAGCGGTCGCATCCACTACCGCGAGGCCGGACTGGCGACGCATATCGGTGTTACGCTCGACGTCCCGGCTGTCGGCGTCGCGAAGAACCTCCTCTGTGGCGAGCCGACGGAGTCGCTGGACCGCAAACTCCCCGAGGGGGCCCGCGTCCCGATAGAGGCCGACGCCCGGGTGGAGACCAGCGTTGCGTCGGGGGCACAACGGGCAGACGGCGACGCCGTCGACGCCACCGAGGGGACCGTCATCGGCTACGCCGTCCAGAGCCGCCAGTACGAGTCCGACAGCCAGTACATCAACCCGCTCGTCGTCAGCCCGGGCCATCGGGTCAGCGCCGAGACGGCGGCCGACCTCGTGCTGGCGACGGCAGCGGGCTACAAGCTTCCCGAACCCACGCGGCTGGCGGACTCGTACGCCGACTCGGTGAAAGGCGAACTCTGA
- a CDS encoding rhomboid family intramembrane serine protease, producing MSECDVCGKQENMPYQCGHCGGTYCAEHRLPEAHDCPGLDNWNDPKGVFDSGFDDSVNGGSSGGSGGVADRFGVNTGPGGFFSYFRGNMTYVFLAIMAIVFVAQRVVIGLVATGTLPPAAYRALFILHPDNIFLVWTWFTSIFSHGGLIHILGNAIVIYFFGRLAEQQMGSKKFTLFFLGSGMLAGLGQVALQVVTGGPAYGVLGASGAALAILGFVTVINPDLTVYLYFLLPVPIWAITGFYALLSIAGTLAPGASILGGEIAHTAHLVGLVIGLWYGRRVKDRARIPNQIQFGRGGGPGGPGGPGGRGPF from the coding sequence ATGTCGGAGTGCGACGTCTGTGGGAAGCAGGAGAACATGCCCTACCAGTGCGGGCACTGCGGGGGGACCTACTGCGCCGAGCACCGGTTGCCCGAGGCCCACGACTGCCCGGGGCTGGACAACTGGAACGACCCGAAGGGGGTGTTCGACAGCGGCTTCGACGACTCCGTAAACGGCGGCTCGTCGGGCGGTTCCGGCGGCGTCGCCGACCGCTTTGGCGTCAACACCGGTCCCGGCGGCTTCTTCAGTTACTTCCGCGGGAACATGACCTACGTGTTCCTCGCGATTATGGCCATCGTCTTCGTCGCCCAGCGGGTCGTCATCGGGCTCGTCGCCACCGGGACGCTCCCGCCTGCCGCCTACCGGGCCCTCTTCATACTCCACCCGGACAACATCTTCCTCGTCTGGACCTGGTTCACCTCCATCTTCTCCCACGGCGGCCTGATCCACATCCTCGGGAACGCCATCGTCATCTACTTCTTCGGCCGGTTGGCCGAACAGCAGATGGGCTCGAAGAAGTTCACGCTCTTTTTTCTCGGCTCGGGGATGCTCGCCGGCCTCGGACAGGTCGCCCTGCAAGTCGTCACGGGCGGGCCGGCCTACGGCGTGCTCGGGGCGAGCGGCGCGGCGCTCGCAATCCTGGGCTTCGTCACCGTCATCAACCCCGACCTCACGGTGTATCTGTACTTCCTGCTGCCGGTCCCCATCTGGGCGATAACCGGCTTCTACGCCCTCCTCAGCATCGCCGGCACGCTCGCGCCCGGCGCCAGCATCCTCGGCGGGGAAATCGCCCACACGGCCCACCTCGTCGGGCTCGTCATCGGCCTCTGGTACGGCCGCCGCGTCAAGGACCGGGCGCGTATCCCCAACCAGATACAGTTCGGCCGCGGCGGCGGCCCGGGCGGTCCCGGTGGACCCGGCGGTCGCGGCCCCTTCTGA
- the polX gene encoding DNA polymerase/3'-5' exonuclease PolX, whose amino-acid sequence MSRNAEVATRLEEFADLLDAKGVEYKPRAYRRAAENIRDHPGDIEGLAAEGEESVGEIEGVGDAISAKVVEYFQTGEIEELTELREELPVDMAALTAVEGVGPKTVGSLYETLGITTLDELEAAAEAGEIQDIKGFGAKTEQNILDNVEFAREAHARTLLGKARPYGEQAKAYVTEIDAVETCALGGSLRRWRPTIGDVDVLVGSENGAAVVEAFTDWPEVEGVIEAGETKASVRAGGLRVDLRVVVPEEFGAALQYFTGSKDHNVVVRNRAIERDLKVNEYGVFDVSAVDDGEDHQRAGERIAGETEEGVYEALGMAWVPPELRENRGEVGAAVDGDLPELLTEDDVRGDLHTHTEWSDGGTTIEEMAAGAAAFGHDYIAVTDHATGPGMVGGVGVDDETLREQIAAVEAVAADADIDVFSGVEANIAEDGGISVADDVLAELDVVVASPHAALSGDGTDRLVAAAEHPEVDIIGHPTGRYLNRRSGLDVDIERLASAAAEAGTALEVNASPARLDLSGNAVKPAIEAGATVAIDTDAHSPGSFGQVTYGVHTARRGWAEAGDVLNTRSPDDLREFLDG is encoded by the coding sequence GTGAGCCGGAACGCCGAAGTCGCGACGCGACTGGAGGAGTTCGCCGACCTGCTCGACGCGAAGGGCGTCGAGTACAAGCCCCGGGCCTACCGCCGGGCCGCCGAGAACATCCGCGACCACCCCGGCGACATCGAGGGGCTGGCCGCCGAAGGCGAGGAGTCGGTCGGCGAGATAGAGGGCGTCGGCGACGCCATCTCCGCGAAGGTCGTCGAGTACTTCCAGACGGGCGAAATCGAGGAGCTGACCGAACTCCGCGAGGAGCTACCGGTCGACATGGCCGCGCTGACAGCCGTCGAGGGCGTCGGCCCGAAGACCGTGGGGTCGCTGTACGAGACGCTGGGTATCACGACGCTGGACGAACTGGAAGCGGCCGCCGAGGCCGGCGAGATACAGGATATCAAGGGCTTCGGCGCCAAGACCGAGCAGAACATCCTCGACAACGTCGAGTTCGCCCGCGAGGCACACGCCCGCACACTGCTCGGGAAGGCCCGCCCCTACGGCGAACAGGCCAAAGCCTACGTGACTGAGATCGACGCCGTCGAGACCTGCGCGCTCGGCGGGTCCCTGCGGCGCTGGCGACCGACAATCGGCGACGTGGACGTGCTCGTCGGCAGCGAGAACGGCGCCGCCGTCGTCGAGGCGTTCACCGACTGGCCCGAGGTCGAGGGCGTCATCGAGGCCGGCGAGACCAAGGCCTCGGTTCGGGCCGGCGGGCTCCGGGTCGACCTCAGAGTGGTGGTCCCAGAGGAGTTCGGCGCCGCCCTGCAGTATTTCACCGGGAGCAAGGACCACAACGTCGTGGTCCGGAACCGCGCGATCGAACGCGACCTGAAGGTCAACGAGTACGGCGTGTTCGACGTGTCGGCGGTCGACGACGGCGAGGATCATCAGCGCGCCGGCGAGCGGATCGCCGGCGAGACCGAGGAGGGCGTCTACGAGGCGCTGGGCATGGCGTGGGTCCCGCCCGAACTCCGCGAGAACCGCGGCGAAGTGGGGGCGGCCGTCGACGGTGACCTCCCCGAACTGCTGACCGAGGACGACGTCCGGGGCGACCTCCACACCCACACCGAGTGGTCCGACGGCGGCACCACCATCGAGGAGATGGCCGCGGGCGCGGCCGCGTTCGGCCACGACTACATCGCGGTTACGGACCACGCGACCGGCCCGGGGATGGTCGGCGGCGTGGGCGTCGACGACGAGACGCTCCGCGAGCAGATCGCGGCGGTCGAGGCCGTCGCCGCCGACGCCGACATCGACGTGTTCAGCGGCGTCGAGGCCAACATCGCCGAAGACGGCGGCATCTCCGTCGCCGACGACGTGCTGGCCGAACTCGACGTGGTCGTCGCCTCGCCCCACGCGGCGCTTTCCGGCGACGGCACCGACCGGCTCGTCGCCGCCGCCGAACACCCCGAGGTCGACATCATCGGCCATCCGACCGGGCGGTATCTCAACCGCCGGTCCGGGCTGGACGTCGATATCGAACGGCTGGCGTCGGCGGCCGCCGAGGCGGGCACGGCGCTGGAGGTCAACGCCAGCCCCGCCCGACTGGACCTGAGCGGGAACGCGGTCAAGCCGGCCATCGAGGCCGGGGCGACCGTCGCTATCGACACCGACGCCCACAGCCCGGGGAGCTTCGGCCAGGTGACCTACGGCGTCCACACCGCCCGCCGGGGGTGGGCCGAGGCCGGTGACGTGCTCAACACCCGCTCGCCCGACGACCTGCGGGAGTTCCTCGATGGCTGA
- a CDS encoding SDR family oxidoreductase: protein MAKTVLVTGASSGIGRATAEAFLDDDWQVWATARDEEDVADLAAAGCETAELDVTEPEACERVVEDVVESAGRIDCLVNNAGYAQFGAVEDVSTADLAASGGQFDVNLYGPHRLIRQVMPHMRARENGAIINVSSVAGRLALPGQGAYAASKFALEGLSDALRVEAAEYGIDVVVVEPGPVETNFYDRARAEQDDLETTGAYDWLYTAREDSRLAGVQDALSVTPETVALTIRDAANASDPDPRYAVGEGAKLILMARYLPARWRDAAFGVIRKLTN, encoded by the coding sequence ATGGCCAAGACGGTACTCGTAACCGGTGCCTCATCGGGCATCGGCCGCGCGACAGCCGAGGCGTTTCTCGACGACGACTGGCAGGTCTGGGCGACCGCCCGCGACGAGGAGGACGTGGCCGACCTCGCGGCGGCCGGCTGTGAGACAGCCGAACTCGACGTGACCGAGCCCGAGGCGTGCGAACGCGTCGTCGAGGACGTCGTCGAGTCGGCGGGGCGCATCGACTGTCTGGTGAACAACGCCGGCTACGCCCAGTTCGGGGCGGTCGAGGACGTTTCGACGGCGGACCTGGCCGCTTCGGGCGGCCAGTTCGACGTGAACCTCTACGGGCCACACCGTCTCATCCGCCAGGTCATGCCCCACATGCGCGCTCGCGAGAACGGTGCCATCATCAACGTCTCCAGCGTCGCCGGCCGCCTCGCGCTGCCGGGGCAGGGCGCCTACGCCGCCTCGAAGTTCGCCCTCGAAGGGCTGAGCGACGCGCTCCGCGTCGAGGCCGCCGAGTACGGTATCGACGTCGTCGTGGTCGAACCGGGCCCGGTCGAGACGAACTTCTACGACCGCGCCCGTGCGGAACAGGACGACCTGGAGACGACCGGCGCCTACGACTGGCTCTACACCGCCCGGGAGGACTCCCGGCTCGCCGGCGTGCAGGACGCGCTGTCGGTGACGCCGGAGACCGTCGCACTGACTATCCGGGACGCCGCGAACGCGAGCGACCCCGACCCGCGCTACGCCGTCGGCGAGGGCGCGAAGCTTATTCTCATGGCACGGTACCTCCCGGCGCGCTGGCGAGACGCCGCTTTCGGTGTGATTCGGAAGCTGACGAACTGA